From a single Alkalihalophilus pseudofirmus genomic region:
- the gltB gene encoding glutamate synthase large subunit — MQNARYPKKQGLYDPQFERDNCGIGFLAHMKGQKSHQVVEDALHILRNLEHRGGQGDEVNTGDGAGILLQIPHRFFQKVCLAEGMTLPNEGYYGVGMLFLPQDEQLREQCERNVEEKVQEEGLTFLGWRTVPVDDTMLGNAAKTAMPYIRQLFIKREENCTDNLQFERKLYVVRKRAEKELAKQIPIDQSFYFASLSSRTIVYKGMLTTEQVNQFYLDLCDHDFETAIALVHSRFSTNTFPSWERAHPNRYMIHNGEINTLKGNVNWMHAREAMFESDVFGADINKIRPIVDQSGSDSSMFDNTLEFLSLSGRRMSHAAMMMIPEPWQNDPHMSPEKKAFYQFHSTLMEPWDGPTAISFTDGTQIGACLDRNGLRPARYYVTKDDYVLMSSEVGVLDIDPENVLYKERLHPGQMLLVDTKEGRIIPDEEIKHEIAAEFPYSDWVSENYIQLEDVLETSHVQGSQFSNLLERQLAFGYTYEELSKVISPMVTEGVDPVGSMGYDSPLAVLSKKSQLLYNYFKQLFAQVTNPAIDAIREEIVTSYGTTIGAERNLLNPEPKSSRHIHLPYPILNNEELAKLRHNKLEGFKACTLPILFKADHAPNRLEEALNDLFAQADQAIEDGHTLLILSDRNMDTEHAAIPALLAVSGLHHHLIRQGTRTKVSILLESGEPREVHHHAVLLGYGAEAINPYLVFDSIDERIQEGLLEGYSYIEAVNRYVLAATKGIMKVLSKMGISTIQSYRGAQIFEAVGIDSSVIDRYFTWTTSRIGGITLEVIAKEVLMRHDRAYSTQEGVDRTLDAGDDLQWRRNGEPHQYNPHTIHMLQHACRNGNYDLFKKYSAAINEQTKEQTTLRGLLKLKAATPIPLDEVEPAEEIVKRFRTGAMSFGSISKEAHETLAIAMNRIGAKSNTGEGGEDPKRFTEDENGDLKRSAIKQVASGRFGVTSHYLVNADEIQIKVAQGAKPGEGGQLPGNKVYPWVAEVRGSTPGVGLISPPPHHDIYSIEDLAELIHDLKNANPQAKISVKLVAGTGVGTIAAGVAKGRADGIVISGYDGGTGAAARTSIKHTGLPWEIGLAETHQTLVLNNLRDRVTLETDGKLMTGKDVVVAALLGAEEFAFSTAPLVVLGCIVMRVCHLDTCPVGIATQNPELRKKYMGEPEHVVHFMKFIAEEIRELMAELGVKRIDELIGRTDLLEMNEEVDNWKAKHIDLTGLLFQPRSGDPSRHYCTKAQDHQLELSLDARELLKASEPALYEGKPVRGSYPIKNVDRVVGTIVGSEISKRYGAEGLPEDTIQFDFTGSAGQSFGAFVPKGMTLTLEGDANDYIGKGLSGGKLVVYPPKVASYKAEENIIVGNTAFYGATSGEAFIRGIAGERFAVRNSGVNVVVEGVGDHGLEYMTGGMVINLGTVGKNFAAGMSGGVAFVLDEEGTFPTNCNLEMVHLETLASVEDVVLVKSMLEKHLAYTGSTQAEKVLANWDQYAANFVKVIPKDYKRMLEAIERVKQEGLSHRDAIMVAFDENKRDKSRVSGK, encoded by the coding sequence ATGCAGAACGCTAGATATCCTAAAAAACAAGGCCTATATGATCCTCAATTTGAACGTGATAATTGCGGGATCGGCTTCTTAGCACATATGAAAGGTCAAAAATCTCATCAAGTTGTAGAAGATGCCCTTCATATTCTCAGAAATTTAGAGCATCGCGGTGGTCAAGGCGATGAGGTCAATACTGGAGACGGTGCAGGAATATTGCTTCAAATTCCACATCGCTTCTTTCAAAAAGTGTGTTTAGCTGAAGGGATGACTCTTCCTAATGAAGGGTACTACGGAGTTGGGATGTTGTTTTTGCCACAAGATGAACAATTACGTGAGCAGTGTGAAAGAAACGTTGAAGAAAAGGTTCAAGAAGAGGGATTAACGTTTCTAGGCTGGCGTACAGTTCCTGTTGATGACACCATGCTTGGCAATGCGGCAAAAACAGCCATGCCATATATTCGTCAATTATTTATAAAAAGAGAAGAAAATTGTACGGATAACCTTCAATTTGAACGTAAACTATATGTAGTTAGAAAGCGCGCTGAAAAAGAACTTGCCAAGCAAATCCCAATTGATCAATCGTTCTATTTTGCAAGCCTTTCAAGTCGTACCATCGTTTATAAAGGAATGCTTACAACAGAGCAGGTAAATCAATTTTATTTAGATCTTTGTGATCATGATTTTGAAACCGCCATTGCTCTTGTTCATTCTCGTTTCTCAACAAATACATTCCCAAGCTGGGAGCGTGCTCATCCTAACCGTTATATGATTCATAATGGGGAAATCAATACTTTAAAGGGTAATGTAAACTGGATGCATGCTAGAGAGGCTATGTTTGAGTCGGATGTATTTGGAGCGGACATTAATAAGATCCGTCCGATTGTCGACCAAAGCGGAAGTGATTCTTCCATGTTCGATAATACATTGGAGTTTTTATCGCTATCTGGAAGAAGAATGTCTCATGCTGCGATGATGATGATTCCTGAACCATGGCAGAATGATCCCCATATGTCTCCTGAGAAGAAGGCGTTTTATCAATTCCACAGCACATTAATGGAGCCATGGGATGGACCTACTGCGATCTCGTTTACAGACGGTACGCAGATTGGCGCATGTCTTGATCGTAACGGGCTTCGTCCTGCTCGTTATTATGTAACCAAAGATGATTATGTGTTAATGTCCTCTGAGGTCGGGGTGTTAGATATTGATCCAGAGAATGTATTGTACAAAGAGCGTCTTCACCCAGGTCAAATGCTCTTAGTCGATACAAAAGAAGGGCGCATTATTCCTGATGAAGAAATTAAACATGAAATTGCTGCTGAATTCCCATACAGCGATTGGGTGAGTGAAAATTACATCCAACTAGAGGATGTGTTGGAAACTTCTCATGTACAAGGTTCGCAATTTTCCAATTTATTAGAGCGTCAGCTTGCTTTTGGCTACACGTATGAAGAATTATCTAAAGTGATTTCTCCTATGGTAACAGAGGGTGTTGATCCAGTTGGTTCTATGGGATACGATTCGCCTCTCGCTGTATTATCGAAGAAATCACAGCTTTTATATAACTATTTTAAGCAGCTGTTCGCACAAGTTACGAATCCAGCTATTGATGCAATCCGTGAAGAAATTGTGACTTCTTATGGTACGACCATAGGTGCAGAGCGTAACTTATTAAATCCAGAGCCAAAAAGCAGCAGACATATTCATCTGCCGTATCCAATTTTAAATAATGAAGAACTTGCTAAGCTGCGTCATAACAAATTAGAAGGGTTCAAAGCTTGTACGCTGCCGATATTATTTAAAGCAGATCATGCGCCAAATCGCTTAGAAGAAGCGCTTAATGATTTATTTGCCCAAGCTGACCAAGCAATTGAAGATGGACACACCCTTCTTATATTAAGTGACCGCAATATGGACACCGAACATGCAGCTATACCAGCATTACTTGCTGTGTCTGGTTTGCATCATCATTTAATCCGTCAAGGAACTCGTACAAAGGTGAGTATCTTGCTTGAATCTGGTGAACCACGTGAAGTTCATCATCATGCAGTGTTGCTTGGGTACGGGGCAGAAGCAATCAACCCATATCTTGTATTCGATTCGATTGATGAGCGTATTCAAGAAGGTCTGCTTGAAGGATATTCATATATTGAAGCTGTAAACCGTTATGTCTTGGCAGCAACTAAAGGGATCATGAAGGTCCTCTCAAAAATGGGGATTTCTACGATCCAAAGTTACCGAGGGGCGCAAATCTTTGAAGCTGTTGGGATTGATTCAAGCGTTATTGACCGCTATTTTACTTGGACAACATCAAGAATTGGCGGGATTACACTTGAAGTGATCGCAAAAGAAGTTTTAATGAGACATGACCGTGCGTATTCCACTCAAGAAGGCGTCGATCGTACGCTGGATGCGGGTGATGATTTGCAATGGAGAAGAAATGGGGAGCCTCATCAATACAATCCTCATACAATTCATATGCTCCAGCATGCATGCCGTAACGGTAACTATGATTTATTTAAAAAGTATTCTGCGGCCATTAATGAGCAGACAAAAGAGCAAACAACACTCCGTGGATTGCTTAAACTTAAAGCTGCGACTCCTATTCCACTTGATGAAGTGGAGCCGGCAGAAGAGATTGTTAAACGTTTCAGAACGGGTGCTATGTCATTTGGATCGATCTCTAAAGAGGCACATGAAACACTTGCTATAGCGATGAACCGCATTGGTGCAAAAAGTAATACAGGTGAAGGCGGAGAAGATCCGAAGAGATTTACAGAAGATGAAAATGGCGATCTGAAAAGAAGTGCTATTAAGCAGGTGGCATCAGGCCGTTTTGGTGTAACGAGCCACTATTTAGTAAATGCTGATGAGATTCAAATCAAAGTTGCACAAGGAGCGAAACCTGGTGAAGGCGGCCAGCTTCCAGGAAACAAAGTGTACCCTTGGGTGGCAGAAGTACGTGGTTCAACTCCTGGGGTTGGATTAATTTCACCGCCGCCGCATCATGATATTTATTCAATTGAAGATTTGGCTGAGTTAATTCATGATTTGAAAAATGCGAATCCTCAGGCAAAAATTAGTGTTAAGCTTGTAGCAGGTACTGGTGTTGGTACGATTGCTGCCGGTGTTGCTAAAGGGCGTGCTGATGGTATTGTCATCAGCGGGTATGACGGCGGTACGGGTGCTGCTGCAAGAACAAGTATTAAACATACGGGTCTTCCTTGGGAGATTGGCTTGGCTGAAACTCATCAAACACTCGTATTAAATAATTTACGTGACCGTGTAACGCTTGAGACAGATGGGAAATTAATGACTGGTAAAGACGTCGTCGTTGCAGCACTTCTTGGTGCAGAGGAGTTTGCATTCTCTACGGCTCCGCTTGTTGTATTAGGCTGTATCGTCATGCGCGTCTGCCACCTTGATACATGTCCAGTCGGAATTGCCACGCAAAATCCTGAGCTTAGAAAGAAATACATGGGAGAGCCGGAACACGTCGTTCACTTTATGAAATTTATCGCAGAAGAAATCCGTGAACTAATGGCAGAGCTTGGAGTTAAGAGGATTGATGAGCTGATCGGCCGTACGGATTTACTTGAAATGAATGAAGAAGTGGATAACTGGAAAGCAAAACATATCGATCTAACTGGGCTGTTGTTCCAGCCTCGTTCAGGTGATCCATCACGTCATTATTGTACGAAAGCTCAAGATCATCAGTTAGAACTTTCGCTTGATGCTCGTGAATTGCTTAAAGCAAGTGAGCCTGCTTTATACGAGGGCAAGCCAGTACGCGGGTCTTACCCAATTAAAAATGTGGATCGTGTTGTTGGTACGATTGTTGGTAGTGAGATCAGCAAACGTTACGGAGCTGAAGGCTTGCCGGAAGATACGATTCAATTTGACTTTACTGGTTCAGCGGGTCAAAGTTTTGGAGCTTTTGTACCAAAAGGCATGACCTTGACGCTTGAAGGAGATGCCAATGATTATATTGGGAAAGGACTCTCAGGCGGAAAACTTGTTGTGTATCCTCCAAAGGTAGCTTCTTATAAAGCAGAAGAAAATATAATTGTTGGTAATACGGCCTTTTACGGAGCGACATCTGGTGAGGCGTTCATTCGTGGAATTGCGGGAGAACGATTTGCTGTACGTAACTCTGGTGTAAATGTAGTTGTTGAAGGTGTAGGTGACCATGGACTTGAATATATGACCGGCGGTATGGTCATCAACCTAGGTACAGTTGGTAAAAACTTTGCTGCTGGTATGTCTGGAGGAGTCGCTTTTGTTCTTGATGAAGAAGGTACGTTCCCAACAAACTGCAACCTAGAAATGGTCCATCTTGAGACTCTTGCTTCTGTAGAAGATGTGGTACTCGTTAAATCGATGCTTGAGAAACATCTAGCTTATACAGGCAGTACACAAGCTGAGAAAGTTTTAGCCAATTGGGATCAATATGCGGCAAACTTTGTAAAAGTTATACCAAAAGATTATAAACGAATGCTTGAAGCAATAGAGCGGGTGAAGCAAGAAGGATTGTCACACCGCGATGCGATTATGGTTGCATTCGATGAGAACAAACGTGATAAATCAAGAGTAAGTGGAAAATAA
- a CDS encoding MBL fold metallo-hydrolase: MNAPVSLTPSISIIDGFDMSMPERTGSYILNEDKLTIIETGPSPSVKHIIDGFRALDLKLEDVEYIILSHIHLDHAGGAGLLIQHCPNAKVIVHPKGKRHLHDPSRLIMGAKAVYKEDFDRLFDPILPIAEEKLLTVEDGDTLPLSDTCTLTFLHTPGHAAHHISIYESKSKGIFTGDTLGVRYEPLSKDGVELILPSTSPNQFDPEATIQSMKKIQTFGVEQIYFGHYSLAPHPEVVYSHIEKWLPLFVQKGKEAVKDGLGVNELAASILEAVQNELDKKGVERDHPAYEHIRLDLKVCSMGIIDYLSKQT, translated from the coding sequence ATGAATGCACCAGTATCCTTAACACCTTCTATTTCAATTATTGACGGCTTTGATATGAGTATGCCAGAAAGGACTGGAAGCTACATACTTAATGAGGATAAGCTGACTATTATTGAAACAGGTCCAAGCCCATCAGTTAAACATATTATTGATGGATTTAGGGCGCTAGATTTAAAACTAGAAGATGTTGAATATATTATCCTTTCACATATTCACCTTGATCACGCAGGTGGAGCTGGCCTGCTCATTCAACATTGTCCTAATGCGAAAGTGATTGTGCATCCAAAAGGAAAAAGACATCTTCATGATCCTTCTCGCTTAATCATGGGCGCTAAAGCTGTGTATAAAGAAGATTTTGACCGATTATTTGATCCGATTCTTCCTATTGCAGAGGAGAAGCTGCTCACGGTTGAAGATGGTGATACTCTCCCATTAAGTGATACGTGTACATTAACTTTTTTACATACCCCAGGACATGCAGCTCATCATATTAGTATCTATGAGTCAAAATCAAAAGGAATATTTACAGGTGATACGCTCGGTGTAAGATATGAGCCTTTATCAAAGGATGGTGTGGAACTGATTCTTCCTTCTACATCCCCTAATCAATTTGACCCAGAAGCGACGATTCAATCAATGAAGAAAATTCAAACGTTCGGTGTTGAACAAATTTATTTTGGTCATTACAGTCTGGCTCCACACCCTGAGGTGGTTTACTCACACATTGAAAAATGGCTGCCGCTCTTTGTACAAAAAGGAAAAGAAGCTGTTAAAGATGGCTTAGGTGTAAATGAATTAGCTGCATCCATTTTAGAAGCCGTTCAAAATGAATTAGACAAAAAAGGCGTAGAACGTGACCACCCAGCTTATGAACACATTCGCCTAGACCTGAAAGTATGTTCAATGGGGATCATCGATTATTTATCAAAGCAAACCTGA
- a CDS encoding DUF2777 domain-containing protein, which yields MDRIQAKGYMNQLLLIKDDPHGHFIGELLEIITEPKKPWRGKLKIKYIVKLGEPSVSEVISTPVYKENEIVEFAGNKLAPLSLAKLPESYDHSHANVIADRLAAIFKEQKELQVEENQLLVYLKNENLDRLLHSAANENHEHIPYVFYESGSRYLLIDEHETTLDLADCPFEFKWRGKKKDMLGYYVGEGIFRSHDGEEYRPSEGETIYIDKKQFDPYFILQNELDPSSLDLFEATLKDYHIDHKDLIDCHNSLLLQLLQSNGQKSFKGVNFLTYRTHTGQIIVQHHYERTLNEDASDHVFDRYEFTSDNGKRSVVTYVSNISNKPT from the coding sequence ATGGATAGAATACAAGCCAAAGGTTATATGAATCAACTCCTGCTCATAAAAGACGACCCGCACGGTCACTTTATTGGTGAATTACTTGAAATAATAACAGAGCCGAAAAAGCCTTGGCGGGGGAAACTGAAAATAAAGTATATCGTTAAGCTAGGAGAACCATCAGTTTCTGAGGTTATTTCTACACCTGTTTATAAAGAAAATGAAATCGTAGAATTTGCAGGGAATAAATTAGCTCCTCTCTCTTTAGCTAAACTTCCGGAGTCATATGATCATTCTCATGCAAATGTCATAGCCGATCGTCTAGCTGCCATTTTCAAAGAACAAAAAGAGCTGCAGGTAGAAGAAAATCAACTTTTAGTTTACTTAAAAAATGAGAATCTCGACAGGCTGCTACACTCTGCAGCCAATGAGAATCACGAGCACATCCCCTATGTTTTCTATGAGAGCGGATCAAGGTACTTGTTAATTGATGAGCACGAGACAACACTTGATTTAGCCGACTGTCCATTTGAATTTAAATGGAGAGGGAAGAAAAAAGATATGCTCGGCTATTACGTAGGTGAAGGGATATTCAGGAGTCATGACGGTGAGGAATATCGTCCATCAGAAGGGGAAACAATTTATATCGACAAAAAGCAATTTGATCCTTATTTTATTTTACAGAACGAATTAGATCCTTCATCACTTGACCTATTTGAAGCGACATTAAAAGATTATCATATAGATCATAAAGATCTAATCGATTGCCATAACAGCTTATTGCTTCAGCTGCTGCAATCTAACGGTCAAAAATCATTTAAGGGTGTAAACTTTTTAACCTACCGAACACACACAGGGCAAATTATTGTCCAGCATCATTACGAACGTACACTTAATGAAGATGCGAGTGACCATGTGTTTGACCGGTATGAATTTACTTCTGATAACGGAAAACGCTCCGTTGTGACGTATGTATCAAATATATCAAATAAACCAACGTAA
- a CDS encoding PH domain-containing protein: MRAAPSTFLPEKARSVWRLQAFFESLLVALFPIAYGVLIYFFDFPLWILFSLIGFYLIFVLITVFILPPIRWRRFTYDVLEGEVDIQFGVLIVRRQLIPMTRVQHVDTEQGPLLRRYKMADVTITTAATSHRIPTLSVEVADELRDRIARLAAVAYDE; this comes from the coding sequence GTGCGCGCTGCACCATCAACCTTTTTACCTGAAAAAGCACGTTCTGTATGGAGGCTGCAAGCATTCTTTGAAAGTCTGCTTGTAGCTTTATTTCCGATTGCATATGGTGTGCTGATTTATTTTTTTGATTTTCCACTATGGATTTTATTCAGCTTAATCGGGTTTTATCTTATCTTTGTCCTAATAACTGTATTTATTTTACCTCCTATTCGCTGGAGGCGCTTTACGTATGATGTATTAGAGGGTGAGGTAGATATACAATTTGGAGTATTGATTGTTAGGAGACAGTTAATCCCAATGACACGGGTTCAGCATGTTGATACCGAGCAAGGTCCTCTGCTTAGAAGATATAAAATGGCGGATGTTACGATTACAACTGCAGCAACAAGTCATCGAATTCCTACTCTGTCAGTTGAAGTGGCAGATGAATTAAGAGACAGAATCGCTAGACTTGCGGCGGTGGCTTATGATGAGTGA
- a CDS encoding PH domain-containing protein has product MMSEFKRLHPASIILMFLQGLKGIILPVIITLFFSSSQGESFIRFEYIWLVFIVILFISSILSYISFRYKLEDGELFVQKGIFIKKKRYIQQKRVQSIDITAGLLQRIFGLVKVNVETAGSGGEPEVQLNAIKKQEASLISEALKAGKQNLKPSDAGIADHDSNDRHEPDALNGSEFNPDSNERLDESSQELKPSVKWNLSTQHLLIAALTSSGIGLTISAVGALFSQVEQVIPSTLYERTFGFLVGSGIWFIAAIIFFIVFISWIISFINTVLKYGNFSVVKQNDDLIIKRGLIETRQLTINTDRVTAVRYVANIFRQPFGYTAVYVESAGGGTGEEQGSTVLLPLLKKKDAQQVLEELLPEYAAEPVFKRVPQRALIRYLVQNTFIPIAATAALFYFYPEFAYYGLIAVALMSVIGYAQYRDAAAGSLCGQLYVRYRKLSQVIVISKHRKIQSLERHVSLLQGRRDLATIKLAVQSSFSWKLFRVEHVDVNDADQLLYWYSNKNQRGRSD; this is encoded by the coding sequence ATGATGAGTGAATTTAAACGGCTTCATCCAGCGAGTATCATTTTGATGTTCTTACAAGGGTTAAAGGGCATTATTTTACCAGTCATTATTACGTTATTCTTTAGCAGCTCACAAGGGGAGTCTTTTATACGGTTTGAATATATCTGGCTTGTTTTCATTGTCATTTTATTCATATCGAGCATCCTCTCTTATATCAGCTTTAGATATAAGCTTGAAGATGGAGAGTTATTTGTACAAAAAGGCATCTTTATTAAGAAAAAGAGATACATACAACAAAAAAGAGTTCAAAGTATCGATATCACAGCGGGACTGCTTCAGCGGATATTTGGACTGGTCAAAGTAAATGTAGAAACAGCAGGGAGCGGCGGTGAACCTGAAGTTCAATTAAATGCCATTAAAAAACAGGAAGCATCGCTAATTAGTGAAGCATTAAAAGCTGGTAAGCAGAACTTGAAACCATCTGATGCAGGTATAGCAGATCATGATTCAAACGATCGTCATGAGCCCGATGCATTAAATGGCAGTGAGTTTAATCCAGACAGTAATGAGCGGTTAGATGAATCATCGCAAGAGCTAAAACCTTCTGTTAAATGGAATTTATCAACTCAGCACCTGCTTATTGCAGCTCTTACTTCTAGCGGGATCGGTTTAACGATCTCAGCTGTAGGGGCGTTATTCAGTCAGGTAGAGCAGGTTATCCCTTCAACCCTCTATGAACGGACATTTGGATTTTTAGTTGGGTCTGGTATATGGTTTATCGCCGCCATTATCTTTTTCATTGTGTTTATTTCATGGATTATATCTTTTATCAATACTGTTTTAAAGTACGGTAATTTTTCGGTTGTCAAACAAAACGATGACTTAATCATCAAACGCGGCCTGATTGAAACACGGCAATTAACGATTAACACAGATCGTGTAACTGCTGTAAGGTATGTGGCAAATATCTTCCGACAGCCGTTTGGCTATACAGCCGTTTATGTTGAAAGTGCAGGTGGAGGGACAGGAGAGGAGCAAGGCTCAACGGTTCTTTTGCCCCTACTCAAGAAAAAAGACGCACAGCAAGTTTTAGAAGAACTGCTGCCTGAATATGCAGCAGAGCCAGTCTTTAAGCGGGTGCCGCAAAGAGCCTTAATTAGATATTTAGTGCAGAACACGTTTATTCCGATTGCAGCGACAGCGGCACTTTTTTACTTCTATCCCGAATTTGCCTACTACGGCCTGATAGCTGTAGCGCTCATGAGTGTGATAGGGTATGCCCAGTATCGTGATGCAGCGGCTGGTTCACTTTGTGGACAATTATATGTTCGCTATAGAAAACTAAGTCAAGTGATTGTGATATCGAAACATAGGAAAATTCAATCATTAGAGCGGCATGTGTCATTGCTTCAAGGAAGAAGAGATTTAGCTACAATAAAGTTAGCAGTGCAGTCTAGCTTTAGCTGGAAGTTATTTCGTGTGGAACATGTAGATGTCAATGATGCGGATCAACTGCTTTATTGGTATTCAAATAAAAACCAACGTGGGCGCTCTGACTGA
- a CDS encoding toxic anion resistance protein, protein MTQDNRQEQQNKEVELINKYRQSEDIDSLLASLNTLGEEEQKEAGESLEALKRPVKEMMNDQSNQLPNQLHQLKEMVSQLEPDYLKDSPLKKWTNKLLRRSPIEQYARKYQTVEAQVEQVIEGLLSGKDKLQEDTLMLQQLKDVAKQRITNLNQQIDAGNRLHAMLEEEMTSEKWKDNPNALKKGQLKVVSRVKNMSQAVMVLQQSLASVDLIIENNDKLEEAIFNAITMTKNIITVTASIQLALNNQQKVISAVRNVNEATESMLLSNAEMLKQNTEATLKTLEEPAIAIEAFKKAYNNVFEAIELTEQSNERIVTSGKQFIEEMDTLNKEMQTKLLDK, encoded by the coding sequence ATGACTCAAGATAATAGACAGGAACAACAAAATAAAGAAGTGGAACTGATTAATAAATATAGACAATCAGAAGATATCGATTCACTGCTTGCTTCATTAAATACTTTAGGTGAGGAAGAACAAAAAGAGGCAGGAGAATCACTTGAAGCACTGAAGCGTCCTGTTAAAGAAATGATGAACGACCAATCAAATCAGCTGCCTAATCAACTGCATCAATTAAAAGAAATGGTCAGCCAGCTTGAGCCTGATTACTTAAAAGACAGTCCGCTAAAAAAGTGGACGAATAAACTGTTAAGAAGAAGCCCGATCGAACAATATGCTAGAAAATATCAAACGGTTGAAGCTCAAGTCGAACAAGTCATTGAAGGGCTGCTTAGCGGGAAGGACAAACTGCAAGAAGATACATTAATGCTGCAGCAATTAAAAGATGTAGCCAAACAGCGAATTACAAACTTAAATCAACAAATTGATGCGGGTAACAGGCTGCACGCCATGCTTGAAGAAGAAATGACTTCTGAGAAGTGGAAAGATAATCCAAATGCATTGAAAAAAGGACAGCTAAAAGTGGTCTCTCGAGTAAAAAACATGTCCCAAGCCGTTATGGTATTACAGCAATCACTTGCCTCAGTCGATTTGATTATTGAAAATAATGATAAGCTTGAAGAAGCTATTTTCAATGCCATTACCATGACAAAAAATATTATTACCGTCACGGCTTCCATTCAGCTTGCCTTAAATAATCAACAAAAAGTCATTAGTGCTGTTCGTAACGTTAATGAAGCAACTGAATCAATGCTTTTATCTAATGCAGAAATGTTAAAACAGAATACAGAAGCTACATTGAAGACACTAGAGGAACCTGCTATTGCGATCGAAGCGTTTAAAAAAGCATATAACAATGTGTTTGAAGCGATTGAATTAACGGAACAGTCCAATGAACGAATTGTTACGAGCGGCAAACAATTTATTGAAGAAATGGATACTCTTAATAAAGAGATGCAGACAAAATTATTAGATAAATAG
- a CDS encoding NRDE family protein has product MCLVAISYKQNKEFPLIMLANRDEFYDRPSKRVHFWEDHPDIYAGRDVERGGTWLGVTKSGRFACVTNIREPLNETEDHEFISRGELVRGFLSSTTPAKEYVESIRQQKDDFQGFNLIAGTIDEVYYYSNRLHALQKLTPGNYYVSNSTLNVTWPKIDTLKTAVETEIMNETAYPALIDKGLHILQSTMTYPDHVLPDTGVGLELERLLSPVFIQSETYGTRVSTIVLFDKDGKRFIAEQGYGENGVQEERIEKIIHRNA; this is encoded by the coding sequence ATGTGTTTAGTAGCGATCTCATATAAGCAAAATAAAGAGTTTCCATTGATAATGCTGGCAAACCGTGATGAATTTTATGACCGGCCGAGCAAACGCGTACATTTTTGGGAAGATCATCCTGACATTTATGCAGGGAGAGATGTAGAGCGCGGGGGGACTTGGCTTGGCGTAACAAAGAGTGGACGATTTGCCTGCGTAACAAATATTAGAGAACCTCTAAATGAAACGGAGGACCATGAATTTATTTCTAGGGGAGAACTAGTAAGGGGATTTCTATCATCAACGACACCCGCTAAAGAATATGTTGAAAGCATTCGACAACAAAAAGATGATTTTCAAGGCTTTAATTTGATTGCAGGTACAATTGATGAAGTATATTACTACTCAAATCGCTTACATGCCCTACAAAAGCTTACTCCAGGAAACTATTATGTAAGCAACAGCACATTAAATGTCACCTGGCCAAAAATAGATACATTAAAAACAGCCGTTGAAACTGAAATTATGAATGAAACCGCTTATCCCGCTTTAATAGATAAGGGTCTTCACATTTTGCAATCAACAATGACCTACCCTGATCATGTGCTGCCTGACACAGGAGTAGGTCTAGAGTTAGAGCGATTACTCTCGCCTGTATTTATACAAAGCGAAACGTACGGGACAAGAGTATCGACCATCGTTCTATTTGATAAAGACGGCAAACGCTTTATAGCTGAACAAGGTTATGGGGAGAATGGGGTTCAAGAAGAAAGAATTGAAAAAATTATACACAGAAACGCTTGA